The Oceanispirochaeta sp. genome window below encodes:
- a CDS encoding sugar ABC transporter ATP-binding protein, with protein sequence MGEILKVTNLSKSFPGVKALTEIDFDLIKGEIHGLMGENGAGKSTLIKVITGLYVKDSGVINLNGRDVSFNSPNESVKNGISTVYQEINLIPMLSVAENIFLGRQPQGSRSSLIDWKTLIAGAEKAIRKLDMKIDVSLPLNSYSVAIQQMVSIARALDTSANVLILDEPTSSLDANEVEQLFKVMRALKDQGLSIIFITHFLDQVFDITDRITVLRNGRKVNVFETSKVSRLDLISSMLGKELKELETDLWDQKDSIAGEKYISLTNIKKAEYINEFSLDLHKGEVLGLAGLLGSGRSEISNIIYGIVKPDSGQIQIHGKDVKALNPRDAIARGMGFCPEDRKEDGIIPELSVRENIILAKQAKRGVFRYLSKKKRNEIANKYIKSLNIVTPSADQSVKNLSGGNQQKVILARWLAANPELLILDEPTRGIDIGAKIEIQKLIIELKNKGLAILFISSELEEVVRCSSRIAVLRDRSVIKELTGSDINEQTVMHTIAEA encoded by the coding sequence ATGGGAGAAATCCTGAAAGTAACTAATTTGAGTAAGAGCTTTCCAGGAGTGAAAGCTCTTACTGAAATTGATTTTGATTTGATAAAAGGCGAGATCCACGGCTTGATGGGTGAAAACGGGGCAGGAAAGTCCACACTCATCAAAGTAATCACAGGTTTATATGTCAAGGATTCAGGGGTCATCAACTTAAATGGTAGGGATGTCAGTTTTAATTCGCCCAATGAATCAGTTAAGAACGGAATCAGCACTGTTTATCAGGAGATAAACCTGATTCCGATGTTATCTGTTGCAGAAAACATCTTCCTGGGCAGACAACCCCAGGGGAGCCGTTCATCCCTGATTGACTGGAAAACACTGATAGCCGGAGCAGAAAAGGCGATCAGGAAATTGGATATGAAGATTGATGTATCCCTGCCTCTGAACAGTTATTCTGTAGCCATTCAGCAGATGGTATCCATCGCCAGGGCCCTGGATACCTCTGCCAATGTACTAATACTGGACGAACCGACCAGCTCTCTGGATGCCAATGAAGTGGAACAGCTGTTTAAGGTTATGCGTGCCCTGAAGGATCAGGGACTCAGTATCATTTTCATTACCCACTTCCTGGATCAGGTATTTGATATTACCGACAGGATTACTGTCTTAAGAAACGGTAGGAAAGTCAATGTTTTTGAGACATCAAAGGTGAGCCGGCTGGATCTGATATCCAGCATGCTGGGCAAGGAGCTCAAGGAACTGGAGACCGATCTCTGGGATCAGAAAGACAGCATTGCGGGTGAAAAATACATTTCCCTCACGAACATAAAGAAGGCTGAATATATCAATGAATTCAGTCTTGACCTGCACAAGGGCGAGGTTCTGGGCCTGGCTGGCCTGCTGGGATCGGGAAGATCCGAAATATCCAACATTATTTACGGTATTGTCAAACCCGATTCGGGTCAGATTCAGATCCATGGCAAGGATGTGAAGGCTCTGAATCCTAGAGACGCCATTGCCAGAGGCATGGGCTTCTGTCCTGAGGACAGGAAGGAAGATGGGATCATTCCCGAGTTGAGCGTCAGAGAGAATATAATCTTGGCCAAGCAGGCTAAAAGAGGGGTATTCCGTTATCTGAGCAAAAAGAAAAGAAACGAGATAGCCAACAAGTACATCAAGAGCCTGAACATTGTCACCCCCAGCGCCGACCAAAGCGTGAAAAACCTGAGCGGTGGAAATCAGCAGAAAGTGATACTGGCCCGATGGCTGGCTGCAAACCCGGAACTTCTGATCCTTGACGAGCCTACCAGGGGTATCGATATCGGAGCCAAAATAGAGATTCAGAAGCTGATTATAGAACTGAAAAACAAGGGATTGGCCATTTTATTCATATCTTCGGAGCTGGAAGAAGTCGTTCGCTGTTCCAGCAGAATCGCAGTTCTCAGGGATAGAAGCGTTATCAAAGAACTGACTGGTAGCGATATAAATGAACAGACAGTGATGCATACCATAGCCGAAGCATGA
- a CDS encoding ABC transporter permease translates to MNNLIQFKDPLTKRLLWAFMGLFAVLLLNLLISPEFFEVSLQEGGKLRGNLINILNNGARVCILAVGMTLVYATGGIDLSVGSVMAVSGGMAALIIRPGYLAGLPVVDPQPPLILIILIPLLICMVLGVINGLLVAVVKVQPIIATLIMMYTARGLAVLMVQGQTPTYYGVPFTHIGNGYFMGLPIPVWVCFVIFVITMVLTKKTAIGIFIEAIGENRTASRYVGIRTTTVIVATYVYSSLCAGIAGLIHVSGESSTSPYSTGFLIELDAIAAVIIGGTMNGGRFT, encoded by the coding sequence ATGAATAATCTAATACAATTCAAAGACCCATTAACAAAGCGATTACTCTGGGCCTTTATGGGCTTGTTTGCAGTATTGCTGCTCAATTTACTTATTTCCCCCGAATTTTTTGAAGTTTCCCTCCAGGAAGGGGGGAAACTGCGGGGGAATCTGATCAACATTCTCAATAATGGAGCCAGGGTTTGTATCCTTGCCGTAGGAATGACCCTGGTCTATGCCACAGGGGGGATTGATCTCTCCGTCGGTTCGGTCATGGCAGTATCCGGAGGAATGGCCGCTCTGATCATCCGACCCGGTTACCTGGCAGGTTTACCCGTCGTAGATCCCCAGCCTCCCCTGATCCTTATCATCCTGATCCCCTTGCTCATCTGCATGGTGTTGGGGGTCATCAATGGACTTCTGGTGGCGGTGGTAAAGGTACAGCCCATCATTGCCACCCTGATCATGATGTATACCGCCCGGGGCCTGGCCGTGCTCATGGTACAGGGCCAGACACCCACCTATTATGGTGTCCCCTTTACTCATATCGGTAACGGCTATTTTATGGGACTGCCCATACCCGTCTGGGTCTGTTTTGTCATCTTTGTCATAACAATGGTGCTGACCAAAAAAACAGCCATTGGCATATTTATAGAAGCCATTGGAGAGAATAGAACAGCCAGCCGCTATGTGGGGATAAGAACCACCACCGTCATCGTAGCCACCTATGTTTATTCTTCCCTCTGTGCGGGGATCGCCGGACTGATCCATGTTTCGGGAGAGTCCAGCACAAGCCCCTACAGCACAGGTTTCCTGATCGAGCTGGATGCCATTGCCGCGGTGATCATCGGCGGAACAATGAATGGCGGCAGATTCAC